The nucleotide sequence AGgggcaggtgcaggtgcagggccatcaagaagaagaagtagaCCACGACGACATCTCCTCCTCCTTGTCATCGTCCTCGTCCTCACCCACCGGGAATAAGCATAAGCAGACGAGCTGCCTTCTGCCAGCACGCAGCCTGAGATCAACAGATGAAGCATGTCATAGCCAGCaagcagacggcggcggcggccggtcgCTGTCCTTCTCCAAGATCTTCAGCTTCAGAATATGGGCGCCCGCCGGCGCATCCCTGTCCAGCTCCACCTTGGATGATTACATTATTGATCAACACCAACTTGAGCATGCTGCTGCTGCCGGTGCCGGTGCTGGTGCTGCCAAGGATAAGAACAAGGACGAGGAGGAGAAGCTGAAGCAGGTATGCCGCTCGCAGTCCGTGCCAGCTACGAGCGTCGCCAGGCGATTCAGCAGCACCGCAAAAGGAAAAGGGTCGAGGAGAGTGGCAGACTCCAGCTCTCTCAGGCGGCTCAGAGTGGTTCCGCTGCGTGTTCctcttcatcctcctcctcctctagatcAGGCCACAAGCGCCACAGCcggaggagaagaggaggaagaagaacaacAGGAGGAACAAGATATCGCCGCCGAGGAGGCGGTGTGCCGCATCTGCATGGTAGCCCTGTCGGAGGAGGCGGTGCTCAAGCTGGAGTGCTGCTGCAAGGGCGAGCTGGCCCTGGCGCACAGGGCCTGCGCCATCAAGTGGTTCAGCATCAAGGGCAACGGCACCTGCGACGTGTGCAGCCAGGAGGTGCTCAACCTTCCAGTCACCCTGCGGCGCCTGCCGGACCCTGACGACCCTGCCCGTCCACCATCCGTCGTTCAGGCCGCGGTGGCTCTGGCTCAGGCACAGGCGCAGCTGCTGCAGGGCACTACGCAAGCTGATGGTGGTGCTGGTGATCCTACCGCAACCACCACCAGCAGATACAGCAGCTACAGGGTGTGGCACGGCACGCCAATCCTCGTCATCGTCAGCATGCTCGCCTACTTCTGCTTCCTGGAACAACTGCTGGTCAGTTGCTTGCTGCCTGCTCTCTACTCTCTACTTCTGCTTCCTCCTTCCTGGAACAGCGGCTGATCAGAATGAAAATGGAAATGCAGGTCGGCGACCATGGCACGGCGGCTCTGGCCATCTCCTTGCCCTTCGCCTGCATCCTTGGCCTCTTCTCCTCCCTAACCACAACAAAGATGGTGTCCAGGAGATATGTATGGTTGTACTCTGCAGTGCAGTTCCTCTTCATTGTGCTCTTCACGCACATCTTCTACAGATACGTAAGAACCTAgcttgatccatcatctttagACTTTAGGTCCATGCATCTCTCTACCACTGTCCACGCATTTGATCATGTCATCATCCTGCTGTGCTGTGGTGTGGTGTGTGAACCAATCAACCAATCCAAGCAGGTGCGGATGCAAGCCGTGATCGCCATCATCCTGTCCACCTTCGCGGGCTTCAGCGTCGCCATCTGCACCAACTCCGCCCTCCTCCAGATTCTCAGATGGAGGGCCAGGCACGCTGTGGCATCGCCCACCACAACCGCTACAGCTGCCGACGCTCAGGGCCACGGTTCCAGTTCCAGGGACAGGGGGCCACCAGTGGcaatggcagtggcagtggcagtggcagagCCAGACATTGAGATCGCTCTGCCTCCTGCTCATGCATAGAGCGCTCCCCTTCACTATAGTATCATCCAGTCGTCATCAGATCTCTCTGTATAtatattccattccattccaggGGAGTtcgctccagctccagctccagctaGCATTGTTTGTTTGTGTGTGTATATAATAATTCATAGCTCCACGCACCTTCTGTTTTCCGTGACCTCCATCTATATGGTATAAATCCGAGCACCATCTTTCTTCAAAACTGAAAGCAAAGTAAAGACAGCAAAACAGACGCATGATAAAGGAAAAAAGATATATATGCCGATCTGTTCCAATTTCACTCCTCTAAATCCTCAAGCTGACCACTCTTCTACTAGTACTGATTTCTCCTCCTCCCTCGTCATCCAGCAAGGGAAGGGAAGATTGCAGAGGAGGATCCACATCCACCTCAAAACTAACAGCCAACCCTCAGCTACATGTATGATACTTCAATGCCCTACAGTTCGTCCTTCAGGTTCGTACCAGAGCTCTTCACACCCTCCGTCTGAGTGCTCTCGGTTCTTGACTCCTGGCGCTTCAACTTGAAAGGGATGCTAGCATGTTTCTTGATGAACTTGTACATATCTACCACTGTCCGCTCCCCCTCAAAAGTGATCTGAAAAGGTATAGCAAAAACAAATCAACACATGGAATCAGTCAATGTTCATACCTTAGGAGATGCATGCGACCCCAAACGTTTTCCTGTTGCCTGGTCAACTAATACATGGTTGAGGAGAGCTAAGCTTCTCCAAAAACTACAAATTGGTTTTATCAGAGAAGCTCGAGACTATGTGACAAACAATTAATAAACTCTTTTACTGGCTAGCCATGGTGTTTCGTGGCCATTTCTCAGCTCCTCTTTTGATCTTAACCACTAATCTACTGGATCTGCAATTCCTCACGTCACTAAATACTAACAGTGAACTGAATTTTCGACCACAGAGAGTAATCTACACCATAGTCCATAGGGCATAAATAAGCATAACAGCCATAAAAAATCACGAAATGTTTACAGGTATGGAGGACTGTCAATGCAAGAATCATGTTAGCCAGGAGTGAGCTAGCTTCATATTGCACCTAAGATGGGCGCTTCTGTTTTAGCTGCAG is from Miscanthus floridulus cultivar M001 chromosome 7, ASM1932011v1, whole genome shotgun sequence and encodes:
- the LOC136466448 gene encoding uncharacterized protein, yielding MMHDFFFNCNCNPIIVVASRHCSCSSLDIELATHTDTATSDLLQGPGRVAMVHHKPQGSTLPMGDDGGLSMLEHGGTLLLSVVAVDDQGQVQVQGHQEEEVDHDDISSSLSSSSSSPTGNKHKQTSCLLPARSLRSTDEACHSQQADGGGGRSLSFSKIFSFRIWAPAGASLSSSTLDDYIIDQHQLEHAAAAGAGAGAAKDKNKDEEEKLKQVCRSQSVPATSVARRFSSTAKGKGSRRVADSSSLRRLRVVPLRVPLHPPPPLDQATSATAGGEEEEEEQQEEQDIAAEEAVCRICMVALSEEAVLKLECCCKGELALAHRACAIKWFSIKGNGTCDVCSQEVLNLPVTLRRLPDPDDPARPPSVVQAAVALAQAQAQLLQGTTQADGGAGDPTATTTSRYSSYRVWHGTPILVIVSMLAYFCFLEQLLVGDHGTAALAISLPFACILGLFSSLTTTKMVSRRYVWLYSAVQFLFIVLFTHIFYRYVRMQAVIAIILSTFAGFSVAICTNSALLQILRWRARHAVASPTTTATAADAQGHGSSSRDRGPPVAMAVAVAVAEPDIEIALPPAHA